From one Microbulbifer sp. A4B17 genomic stretch:
- a CDS encoding TonB-dependent receptor: MKPSLFPRVLLSAAIISVASLAQVSHAQETAAGIRGSITGSNGQAVSDAKVTVIHTPSNSRRVVEVSDSGQFNLSGLRVGGPYTVTIESDEGERVIEDIYLSVGDTLPLSLTLSSSSLEEVSVLGQALSTSRLAVGPSSHFNSDDLASAPSVNRDIKDVLRLDPRVYVDEANVDAIQCAGANPRFNSLTVDGVRMNDNFGLNSNGYPTERMPFSYDAIDHVAVELAPFDVQYGGFSACNINAVTKSGTNEWHGSFFYDYTDDGFRGDSLEGDDIDVASFEEKRYNATLGGAIIEDKLFFFAAYEKLEGVATFDRGPAGSSSATEVQGVSQEQLDEIIRISNEVYGYNPGGLPTSLPEEDEKLLVKLDWNISDDHRAAFTYNYNDGFSIAEADGDADELELSNHYYERGAELNSYVAQLFSDWSDIFSTEMKIGYSELDNRQNSLGGTDFGEVQITTYNDHDNDGSDSRATVYLGADDSRHANKLSYENLTFKLAGKLLFGEHNLTAGYEHENFDVYNLFIQEAAGEYRFDSIEDFEAGITNRVTYENAAGTNNILDAAAEFSYSIDTLYAQDEYTFANLDLTVVAGLRYDRYSSDDKPVANADIFSTYGFSNQHNMDGLDLLQPRLGLSWNVDDNLELHGGIGLYSGGNPNVWISNNYSNNGVLQIEAQDRSGTSLFDMDWTNNGDPIYEVPQELYDMVANGDGSVGGVNLMDPDFELPSIWKYAIGGSYEFDSGYLVSADYLYSDYQDAAIIQDISLEQVGTTADGRPIYDSTNGRSQDFMLTNVDGDSGYSSVFSLGLSKSFDFGLSVAVGYAFTEAEDVNPMTSSVAYSNYTTIATADAQDPGTATSNYVVPHRFTLKLDYTQEFFAGYETRFTLFGSANEGVPYSYTFGDQIFGDAGWGRGLLYVPTGADDVNVVFADDFDTDAFFAWVDSEDLDSGTMERNSLNSNWWTKFDLRIDQQLPGWRAEDRVNAYFVIENLGNLLNDEWGVMYEGGFPRYQSAVTATIDDQGRYVFEEFLDPAGQTRVTDASLWSARMGIRYEF; this comes from the coding sequence ATGAAACCTTCTCTGTTCCCGCGCGTATTGTTATCCGCGGCGATTATCTCCGTAGCCAGTTTGGCGCAGGTATCCCATGCACAAGAAACCGCAGCAGGTATCCGCGGTTCTATTACAGGTAGCAATGGCCAAGCAGTTAGCGATGCCAAAGTAACAGTAATTCATACCCCATCCAATAGTCGCCGTGTAGTCGAAGTCAGCGATTCAGGTCAATTCAACCTTAGCGGCCTTCGTGTGGGTGGCCCCTACACGGTCACCATTGAATCTGACGAAGGCGAGCGTGTAATCGAGGATATCTATCTTTCCGTAGGTGATACCCTTCCCCTGAGCTTGACCCTCAGCTCCTCCAGCTTGGAGGAAGTAAGCGTTTTGGGTCAGGCTCTCAGCACATCCCGCCTGGCAGTAGGCCCTTCCTCTCACTTCAACAGCGATGACCTGGCAAGTGCCCCATCCGTAAACCGGGATATCAAAGACGTCCTGCGCCTAGACCCACGTGTATATGTTGACGAAGCCAACGTAGATGCCATCCAATGTGCCGGCGCTAACCCTCGCTTCAACAGCCTTACCGTTGACGGCGTTCGTATGAACGATAACTTCGGCCTGAATAGTAATGGCTACCCTACCGAACGCATGCCATTCTCCTATGATGCCATTGATCATGTAGCCGTAGAGCTGGCCCCTTTTGATGTCCAGTATGGCGGTTTCAGCGCTTGTAACATCAACGCAGTTACCAAATCCGGCACCAATGAGTGGCATGGTTCGTTTTTCTATGATTACACCGACGATGGATTCCGCGGCGATTCCCTCGAGGGTGACGATATCGATGTGGCTAGCTTTGAAGAAAAGCGTTACAACGCCACTTTGGGCGGGGCCATTATTGAAGACAAACTGTTCTTCTTTGCTGCCTATGAAAAACTAGAGGGCGTTGCCACTTTTGATCGCGGCCCAGCCGGTAGCAGCTCCGCAACTGAAGTCCAGGGTGTTTCTCAGGAACAACTTGATGAAATTATCCGTATCTCTAATGAAGTATATGGTTACAACCCAGGAGGACTGCCTACCAGCCTGCCGGAGGAAGACGAAAAACTTCTGGTTAAACTGGATTGGAACATCTCCGACGACCATCGCGCGGCATTTACCTACAACTATAACGATGGTTTCTCTATCGCTGAAGCCGATGGCGATGCCGATGAGCTCGAATTATCTAACCACTACTATGAACGCGGTGCAGAACTCAACTCTTACGTGGCTCAGTTGTTCTCAGACTGGAGCGACATCTTCTCCACTGAGATGAAAATTGGCTACTCGGAGTTGGACAATCGCCAAAACTCCCTGGGTGGAACTGATTTCGGTGAAGTACAAATCACCACTTATAATGACCACGATAACGATGGCAGTGATTCCCGTGCAACGGTTTACTTGGGAGCAGATGACTCACGTCATGCGAACAAGTTGAGCTATGAAAACCTTACTTTTAAGCTCGCAGGTAAACTGCTATTTGGTGAACACAATTTAACTGCAGGCTATGAGCACGAAAACTTCGATGTTTACAACCTGTTTATCCAGGAAGCTGCCGGCGAATACCGCTTTGATAGCATTGAAGATTTTGAAGCTGGCATCACCAACCGAGTCACTTATGAAAATGCGGCCGGCACCAACAATATCCTGGATGCCGCCGCTGAATTTAGTTACAGCATCGACACCCTATACGCTCAGGACGAATACACCTTTGCAAATCTCGACCTGACCGTTGTCGCCGGCCTGCGCTACGATCGCTATAGCAGCGATGATAAGCCAGTGGCAAATGCTGATATCTTTTCCACATATGGTTTCTCCAACCAGCACAACATGGATGGCCTGGATCTATTGCAGCCACGCCTCGGGCTCAGCTGGAATGTTGATGACAACCTAGAACTACACGGTGGTATCGGCCTCTATTCCGGTGGTAACCCCAATGTGTGGATCTCCAATAATTACTCCAACAATGGCGTACTTCAAATTGAAGCGCAGGATAGAAGCGGTACCTCACTATTCGATATGGATTGGACCAACAATGGCGATCCAATCTATGAAGTTCCTCAAGAACTCTACGACATGGTCGCCAATGGCGATGGCTCCGTAGGCGGGGTTAACTTGATGGACCCGGATTTTGAACTGCCATCCATTTGGAAATACGCAATTGGTGGTAGCTACGAGTTTGATTCAGGATACTTGGTTTCCGCAGACTATTTGTACAGCGATTATCAGGATGCCGCTATTATTCAAGACATTTCGCTTGAACAGGTTGGTACTACTGCCGACGGACGCCCAATTTATGACAGCACCAATGGTCGTAGCCAAGACTTTATGCTGACCAATGTGGATGGCGACTCAGGCTATTCCAGCGTTTTCTCTCTTGGTTTGAGCAAATCTTTCGACTTCGGACTGAGTGTTGCAGTTGGTTACGCCTTTACTGAAGCTGAAGATGTTAACCCAATGACGAGCTCAGTGGCCTACTCCAATTACACGACTATCGCTACTGCGGATGCACAGGACCCAGGTACTGCAACTTCCAACTATGTAGTTCCACATCGCTTCACCTTGAAGCTGGACTACACTCAGGAGTTCTTCGCGGGATACGAAACACGCTTCACCTTATTCGGCTCTGCCAACGAAGGTGTTCCCTATAGCTACACATTTGGCGACCAGATCTTTGGTGATGCCGGTTGGGGGCGTGGCTTGCTCTACGTGCCCACGGGTGCCGATGATGTCAATGTTGTATTTGCAGATGACTTCGATACTGATGCCTTCTTTGCCTGGGTCGACTCTGAAGACCTGGATAGCGGGACTATGGAACGCAATTCACTTAACAGTAATTGGTGGACAAAGTTCGATCTACGTATAGACCAACAACTACCAGGATGGCGTGCGGAAGACCGGGTAAACGCGTATTTTGTAATTGAAAACCTGGGCAATCTGCTAAATGACGAATGGGGTGTCATGTATGAAGGTGGATTCCCTCGCTACCAGTCTGCAGTAACTGCAACCATTGATGATCAGGGGCGCTATGTGTTCGAGGAGTTCCTAGACCCAGCAGGGCAAACCCGAGTGACCGATGCCTCCCTGTGGAGCGCACGAATGGGAATACGCTACGAATTCTGA
- the gspK gene encoding type II secretion system minor pseudopilin GspK, with translation MPTLLGGQRGVALIVVLLVMVIAIAAVSHAILRDQIAISRSGALLANTQLAEFVEAAEAWTRVALLEDFEEDQEEEETADHALEAWAFPVLQFNPDNGKIRMNIKDLHSCFNVNNLSDSSDSDQFEIFQRLVNNVTGKSELAKSIADWVDDGDTPRTSGTEDDGYLGRELAHRTPDIMISDISELSSVVDMEMEDWQKLVPFLCALPETGTLVNINTASEELIEAVEPSASVSKLVQLRESGGYISDSSEYADYEIANSGPFTYQSQHFLARIAVQLGEDGEYRQYWESALVRDSTDGSVRVRQRQRRAFSGQMMQELLDYESTEESE, from the coding sequence ATGCCGACGCTGCTGGGTGGTCAAAGAGGGGTAGCTCTGATTGTTGTATTACTGGTGATGGTGATAGCCATCGCGGCAGTGTCCCACGCCATCTTGCGGGATCAAATCGCGATTTCTCGTAGCGGTGCACTGCTTGCTAATACGCAGCTTGCAGAATTTGTTGAAGCTGCTGAAGCCTGGACTCGGGTAGCACTGTTGGAGGATTTCGAGGAAGACCAGGAAGAGGAGGAAACTGCGGATCACGCCCTTGAGGCCTGGGCATTCCCAGTTCTGCAGTTTAATCCGGATAACGGTAAGATTCGCATGAATATCAAGGACTTACATTCATGTTTTAACGTGAATAATTTGTCTGATAGCAGCGATAGTGATCAATTCGAGATCTTCCAGCGTTTGGTGAATAACGTCACTGGCAAGTCTGAGTTGGCCAAGTCAATTGCAGACTGGGTGGACGACGGCGATACCCCGCGAACCTCTGGGACAGAGGACGACGGCTATCTCGGTAGGGAACTTGCCCATAGAACTCCGGACATAATGATTAGTGATATCTCTGAGTTGTCATCGGTAGTGGATATGGAGATGGAGGATTGGCAGAAGCTAGTGCCTTTTCTCTGCGCCCTCCCGGAAACAGGAACCCTGGTAAATATCAACACGGCTTCCGAGGAGCTGATTGAGGCGGTTGAACCTTCTGCGAGTGTTTCCAAACTGGTACAGCTCCGCGAGTCTGGTGGCTATATCAGTGATTCGAGTGAATATGCGGACTACGAAATCGCCAACTCGGGACCTTTTACCTATCAAAGCCAGCACTTTCTGGCGCGTATTGCTGTCCAACTCGGGGAAGATGGCGAATACCGGCAGTATTGGGAATCCGCCCTTGTTCGGGATAGCACAGATGGCTCGGTTCGGGTACGCCAGCGCCAGCGCCGGGCCTTTTCTGGTCAAATGATGCAGGAGCTACTCGACTACGAAAGCACTGAAGAGAGCGAATAG
- the gspL gene encoding type II secretion system protein GspL has product MFKKKSINEIEAPAAPPQSSLVLLRLSETADLTLRLHQWQEGIWQQVALDEEFAQAFNPDFVVPEEEPEVPQLNLPQGAKALLMVPGNWVWSGLETIPKAARRQASAIGYMVEEHLAQDVEDLHFACRPRSGDLCSVYAIDIEKIEALHSQMERLQWPLAAVVPEYELLSLIDGDIRLWLDGGQAHIWKGAGQGLTVNRDFLQPLLGSLLDDGGDTETDGDAESGEPIDSTKVVLLGAGESDGLVVAELESQFGDGLQLNQRPAEEVLIERFKPGSLTNLLTGDYQLSSSKSAAVWWMRPAKVAAACFVVQLLFFVGAGAFYQWQGNQAENEARAMFTELFPNTRPSAQMRRQLEGFLKGAGNQGGAFSNQMQQLSKIWIAHKGGALKLQSLRFDGQRGEMVLQLQAENLSDLDAFVSKLSGGGIKADLLGANELKKGVSGRIRLR; this is encoded by the coding sequence ATGTTTAAAAAGAAAAGCATTAACGAGATTGAAGCCCCTGCAGCGCCCCCACAATCGTCTTTGGTTCTGTTGCGGCTGAGTGAAACAGCTGACCTGACTCTGCGCTTGCATCAGTGGCAAGAGGGTATCTGGCAACAGGTTGCCCTGGATGAGGAATTTGCCCAGGCATTTAATCCGGATTTTGTAGTTCCAGAGGAGGAGCCCGAAGTTCCTCAGCTCAATCTGCCCCAGGGAGCTAAGGCGCTGCTAATGGTGCCAGGTAACTGGGTATGGAGCGGCCTCGAAACCATACCCAAGGCCGCTCGCCGCCAGGCCAGTGCCATTGGCTATATGGTTGAAGAGCACTTGGCCCAGGATGTGGAGGATTTGCATTTTGCTTGCAGGCCCCGGTCCGGTGACCTCTGCAGTGTTTACGCTATTGATATAGAAAAAATAGAAGCGCTTCACTCCCAGATGGAGCGCCTCCAATGGCCGTTAGCTGCCGTAGTGCCCGAATATGAATTACTGAGTTTGATCGACGGTGATATTCGCCTGTGGCTGGATGGCGGGCAGGCGCATATCTGGAAAGGTGCCGGGCAGGGCCTGACGGTGAATCGCGACTTCCTGCAGCCGTTACTGGGCTCACTGCTGGATGATGGCGGCGATACTGAAACCGACGGAGATGCCGAAAGTGGCGAGCCGATCGATAGCACGAAGGTGGTGTTGCTAGGTGCTGGCGAATCTGATGGGCTGGTTGTTGCGGAGCTGGAATCCCAGTTTGGTGACGGCTTGCAGCTGAACCAGCGCCCAGCGGAAGAAGTTTTGATTGAACGATTTAAGCCGGGATCCCTGACAAACCTGTTAACCGGGGATTATCAGTTATCCAGTAGTAAGAGTGCTGCGGTTTGGTGGATGCGTCCGGCAAAGGTTGCCGCAGCCTGCTTTGTTGTCCAGTTGTTGTTCTTCGTAGGGGCCGGAGCTTTTTATCAGTGGCAAGGTAACCAAGCTGAAAACGAAGCCCGGGCGATGTTTACCGAGTTGTTTCCCAATACACGGCCGTCCGCACAGATGCGCCGGCAGCTTGAGGGCTTCCTGAAGGGTGCGGGAAATCAGGGCGGTGCTTTTTCTAACCAGATGCAGCAATTAAGCAAGATTTGGATCGCTCACAAAGGCGGCGCACTGAAATTGCAGTCACTGCGTTTTGATGGTCAGCGTGGGGAAATGGTATTGCAGCTTCAGGCAGAAAACCTGTCGGATCTGGATGCATTTGTCAGCAAGCTATCTGGCGGCGGTATTAAAGCGGACCTGTTAGGTGCGAATGAATTGAAGAAGGGCGTTTCAGGTCGTATCCGCTTACGTTAA
- a CDS encoding S1/P1 nuclease, producing MSIRIIVTSIFVALFGLTAMTQAHAWGDDGHRVVGEIAWHYLDPEVADEIELLLEEAGEPHLAESTTWADRIRADESYNWAAPLHYINLSRNWNTYVEARDCPPAGCILQAIQNYQEVLADRSRTKIERAEALMFIAHFVGDLHQPLHTGLFSDKGGNDVQVQFYGVETNLHALWDIHLVSRLVSDWQDYAQEQTEKISGAERQLWQSTSVAVWAQESHKLAHSLAYTTETQLGEKYFLRCQESVEIRLQQGGVRLAAVLNTALGTPAIDVANN from the coding sequence ATGAGCATACGAATAATAGTAACGAGTATCTTCGTTGCACTGTTCGGACTGACAGCTATGACGCAAGCACACGCCTGGGGGGATGATGGCCACCGGGTAGTAGGGGAGATTGCATGGCATTACCTCGACCCCGAAGTAGCTGATGAAATTGAGCTATTACTGGAAGAGGCGGGAGAGCCACATCTGGCTGAGTCTACAACTTGGGCAGATCGAATTAGAGCTGATGAAAGTTACAATTGGGCTGCACCGCTGCACTATATAAATTTGTCTCGTAATTGGAACACTTATGTAGAAGCGCGTGATTGCCCACCTGCCGGCTGTATTTTGCAGGCAATTCAAAATTATCAGGAGGTATTGGCAGACCGGTCTCGCACAAAAATAGAGCGTGCAGAAGCGCTTATGTTTATCGCACACTTTGTTGGCGATCTTCATCAACCACTACATACCGGTTTGTTTTCTGATAAAGGCGGGAACGATGTTCAAGTCCAGTTCTATGGAGTTGAGACAAATTTGCATGCACTTTGGGATATTCATTTGGTTTCCCGCCTTGTTTCGGACTGGCAGGACTATGCCCAGGAACAAACAGAAAAGATCAGCGGGGCTGAAAGGCAGCTCTGGCAGTCCACTTCGGTTGCGGTTTGGGCGCAGGAATCGCATAAGCTGGCCCATAGCCTAGCTTATACAACCGAAACACAGTTAGGGGAAAAGTACTTCTTGCGTTGCCAAGAGTCTGTTGAAATACGCTTGCAGCAGGGTGGGGTCCGTTTAGCAGCTGTATTAAATACAGCTCTGGGTACCCCGGCAATCGATGTCGCCAACAATTAG
- the gspM gene encoding type II secretion system protein GspM, whose translation MKEQIEQWRQKWQALPPNDQRALGLLSIFGAIIFIVYGLYSPAKGFFDESRLRAEETRELVNWMQSQRPTLERIKPAGGGSSGASGTLLQRVTGAAKQNQIVIKRFEPEGDNRIRLWIEEVRYQDLQPWLNRLMQEKMAVRTINLDALADEGMVSARLTIEG comes from the coding sequence ATGAAAGAACAGATCGAACAGTGGCGCCAGAAATGGCAGGCACTTCCGCCCAATGACCAGAGAGCTCTGGGTCTGTTGAGTATATTCGGGGCGATTATTTTTATTGTCTATGGTTTGTACTCCCCAGCAAAAGGCTTTTTTGATGAGTCCCGCTTGCGAGCTGAGGAAACCCGAGAACTGGTAAACTGGATGCAAAGCCAGCGCCCAACACTGGAGCGAATTAAGCCAGCTGGCGGCGGTTCAAGCGGCGCTTCAGGAACTCTGCTGCAGCGGGTCACTGGTGCTGCCAAACAAAACCAGATTGTAATCAAGCGCTTTGAACCAGAGGGTGATAATCGTATTCGCCTGTGGATAGAGGAAGTCCGCTATCAAGATCTGCAACCCTGGCTCAATCGTTTGATGCAGGAAAAAATGGCGGTTCGGACAATCAACCTCGATGCTCTTGCCGACGAGGGTATGGTATCTGCCCGATTGACGATTGAAGGCTAA
- a CDS encoding acetyltransferase has protein sequence MLFKDISSKHLVEVADIVTLSNPYELTVVGRYLWGEEIQDPEVFDKTDLCFLSGEPLPRCWHDSRYRDKEVRRLRCGTHASEDGDYYQGA, from the coding sequence ATGCTTTTTAAAGACATATCCTCCAAGCATTTGGTAGAAGTGGCTGATATCGTCACACTTTCCAATCCTTACGAGCTGACTGTAGTCGGTCGCTACCTTTGGGGAGAGGAAATTCAAGATCCCGAAGTTTTCGATAAAACTGACTTATGCTTCCTGTCTGGTGAACCGCTCCCGAGGTGCTGGCATGATAGCCGCTACCGGGATAAAGAAGTCCGCAGGCTTCGTTGTGGCACTCACGCTTCAGAAGATGGGGATTACTATCAAGGGGCTTGA
- a CDS encoding DUF2788 domain-containing protein yields the protein MTFEQFEEYSLWLGIGALILFMVFIVWNLAKDSKAGRFGTFILFLALGLGLLGFLIKTVMVEVLGIG from the coding sequence ATGACATTTGAGCAGTTTGAAGAATACTCCCTGTGGTTGGGAATCGGTGCACTCATTCTATTCATGGTGTTTATCGTTTGGAATCTGGCAAAAGATTCCAAGGCCGGGAGATTTGGAACCTTTATTTTGTTCCTCGCCTTGGGCCTCGGGTTGCTCGGATTTCTTATAAAAACCGTTATGGTTGAAGTACTCGGAATAGGCTAG
- a CDS encoding aldo/keto reductase family oxidoreductase: MSPNGPVLSQLIQGYWRIDNWNLTPQERLTFLKQHLDKGITTVDHADIYGDYSCEQLFGEALKLDKSVRNQIEIVTKCNIKLLSEKYPGRTVKHYDSSAKHIQFSVDNSLSRLGVEHIDILLLHRPDALMDADEVASVFTELQKAGKVKHFGVSNFTPQQFDLLQSRLNSPLVTNQVEINPLNFNVSEDGTLDQLQQYRVRPMAWSCLAGGRIFNGSDSQAQRLRVTLKEIKDEIGANNIDQVIYAWVRRFPSKPLAIMGSGKIERIESAIESLNFNLNREQWYKIWTASRGREVP, translated from the coding sequence GTGTCCCCCAATGGGCCGGTGTTATCACAGTTAATTCAAGGCTATTGGCGTATAGACAATTGGAATTTAACCCCGCAGGAGCGCTTAACGTTCCTAAAACAGCATCTAGACAAGGGAATTACCACTGTCGATCATGCGGATATTTATGGGGACTATTCCTGCGAACAACTGTTCGGAGAAGCACTGAAGCTGGATAAGTCAGTTCGCAACCAAATTGAGATTGTCACCAAATGCAACATCAAATTGCTCTCTGAAAAATATCCGGGGAGAACAGTTAAGCACTATGATTCCAGTGCAAAGCATATTCAGTTCTCAGTGGATAACTCTCTGTCCCGTCTCGGAGTAGAACATATTGATATCCTGCTTCTCCACCGGCCTGATGCTTTAATGGATGCAGATGAGGTTGCCAGTGTATTTACTGAACTTCAAAAAGCCGGCAAAGTAAAACACTTCGGTGTCTCCAATTTCACTCCCCAGCAATTTGATCTGCTGCAGTCCAGGCTAAATTCTCCATTGGTGACCAATCAGGTAGAGATTAATCCCTTGAATTTCAATGTGTCTGAAGATGGAACCCTGGATCAGTTACAGCAATATAGAGTTCGCCCTATGGCCTGGTCTTGCTTAGCAGGAGGGAGAATATTTAATGGATCAGATAGCCAGGCACAACGCTTACGTGTCACCTTGAAGGAAATCAAGGACGAAATCGGTGCAAACAATATTGACCAGGTTATCTATGCGTGGGTGCGCCGCTTTCCTTCCAAGCCTTTAGCGATCATGGGATCGGGTAAAATTGAGCGTATTGAATCTGCAATTGAAAGCCTGAATTTTAACCTGAATAGAGAGCAATGGTATAAAATTTGGACTGCTTCCAGGGGGCGTGAAGTTCCATAA
- a CDS encoding response regulator, whose translation MSIFDRPELKVQKDRRICRATDMRIAKYTRRGMVLSLFAFLIAASIGDMRLEAPRLLLTMGVGLVVLTLIRGYYVFRFDHLYSSGPNRWRNRYFLFSIIGSAWWGITLFYFVYLMGFAPETHFLWIYSVIFCSSVTTVFSPYHRFLSWFTATSLLPAALMALFSGMILGTIYGTLTLAFIWLTAHQGRRESENYWERLSAMQELQQRASSLAAARKHSEAAVELTNEFIANIGQEFRSQLSDSLGALALLEAEPLSDRQREWVELAKTASSQQLKLVDNVGLFTRVARKDIRLRQGPFNLVKTVEKSFKFAARAAHSQELEFNFQIDDNLPVMVIGDNRKTAQLIRNLVDSATGIAQRGELWGEVSYNPITTVEGQLSITLMDDGRGEILPDESELFGAFSRMDTTQVTTGLGLSIAKGLAEAMGGYLQLHSTPDGNRYQVVIKYSTEQNQRTYLTPDRKLQDTEVLLIHQKGLFISGLVQVLRSFGMDVKSIRWCEGCECEVQQLLRQAVERDQLVMMAPAMGDSTLFNCITPFFEKSQGEGDKESRLVCLGGFGQKSEFAHLQQLLPSAQYLGRPVTRKELHDALVALLFGGVKRSCRRVVTGGADQPRHYSLLLVEESRPHQWVTEEMLQALGYQVDIAVDADDALVRLSEGHYDLVLVDCQQNTDHSAQIIEILRRWESEHRPDDRLPIVAVTSTTEEQFEGRCLAAGMDDYLTKPLSKDLLRETLARWLGSA comes from the coding sequence ATGTCCATATTTGATCGCCCTGAACTCAAGGTTCAAAAAGACAGACGTATTTGCCGAGCAACGGATATGCGTATCGCCAAGTATACCCGGCGAGGCATGGTGCTCTCCCTTTTTGCGTTTCTGATTGCCGCCTCTATCGGTGATATGCGTCTTGAGGCTCCACGCCTGTTGTTGACTATGGGCGTCGGCCTGGTAGTGCTGACCCTGATTAGGGGCTACTACGTTTTTCGCTTTGACCATCTCTATAGTTCCGGACCCAATCGCTGGCGCAATCGCTACTTTTTGTTCTCGATTATCGGTTCAGCCTGGTGGGGCATTACCCTATTTTATTTTGTCTACTTGATGGGGTTCGCTCCCGAGACCCACTTTCTGTGGATCTACTCCGTAATCTTTTGCTCCAGCGTTACAACCGTATTCTCTCCCTATCACCGATTCCTGTCCTGGTTCACCGCAACCTCTCTATTACCCGCAGCGCTAATGGCCCTGTTCTCAGGCATGATTCTAGGGACTATCTACGGGACCCTTACGCTCGCCTTTATCTGGTTGACAGCTCATCAGGGACGGCGTGAGTCCGAGAACTATTGGGAGCGCCTGTCAGCGATGCAAGAGTTGCAACAGCGGGCCAGCAGTTTGGCTGCTGCGCGCAAACACTCTGAAGCGGCAGTTGAATTGACCAATGAGTTTATTGCCAATATCGGTCAGGAATTTCGCAGTCAGTTGTCTGACTCCCTTGGTGCCCTGGCACTGCTGGAAGCAGAGCCATTAAGCGACAGACAGCGGGAGTGGGTGGAGCTGGCCAAGACAGCCAGCAGTCAGCAGCTTAAGCTGGTTGATAATGTAGGCCTGTTCACCCGTGTGGCACGCAAAGATATCCGGTTGCGCCAGGGACCTTTTAACCTGGTCAAGACAGTCGAGAAATCGTTCAAATTTGCAGCGAGAGCAGCCCATAGCCAGGAGTTGGAGTTCAACTTCCAGATTGATGACAATCTCCCGGTGATGGTGATAGGCGATAACCGCAAGACAGCCCAACTGATACGCAACCTGGTGGATTCTGCTACAGGCATTGCCCAGAGAGGAGAATTGTGGGGGGAGGTATCTTACAACCCGATCACCACGGTTGAAGGCCAACTCTCGATCACCCTGATGGATGACGGACGCGGTGAGATATTGCCGGATGAGAGCGAACTGTTCGGTGCCTTCTCCCGTATGGATACCACCCAGGTAACTACGGGCCTTGGCCTGTCGATTGCCAAGGGCCTGGCAGAGGCCATGGGGGGCTATCTACAGTTGCATTCAACACCGGATGGCAACCGGTATCAGGTCGTAATCAAGTATTCCACCGAACAAAACCAGAGGACTTATCTCACCCCCGACCGCAAGTTACAGGATACTGAAGTTCTATTGATCCACCAAAAAGGACTGTTTATCTCCGGGCTTGTGCAGGTGCTGCGCTCTTTTGGGATGGATGTAAAATCTATTCGCTGGTGCGAAGGTTGTGAGTGTGAGGTTCAACAGCTACTTCGCCAAGCGGTTGAACGTGATCAGCTGGTAATGATGGCGCCGGCAATGGGGGACTCAACTCTCTTTAATTGCATCACCCCCTTCTTTGAAAAATCCCAAGGGGAGGGGGACAAAGAAAGCCGCCTGGTATGCCTCGGTGGCTTTGGGCAGAAAAGTGAGTTCGCTCACCTCCAGCAGTTATTGCCATCAGCCCAGTATTTGGGGCGTCCTGTAACCCGTAAAGAGCTGCACGATGCCCTGGTCGCTTTATTGTTTGGTGGGGTAAAAAGAAGTTGTCGCAGGGTAGTTACGGGAGGCGCCGACCAGCCACGCCATTACTCTTTGCTATTGGTCGAAGAGTCTCGTCCCCACCAATGGGTGACCGAAGAAATGCTTCAGGCTTTAGGTTATCAGGTAGATATAGCTGTAGACGCGGATGATGCACTGGTTCGCCTGTCGGAGGGTCATTACGACCTTGTGTTGGTGGACTGCCAACAAAATACGGACCACAGCGCCCAGATTATCGAAATTCTGCGTCGCTGGGAATCTGAGCATCGTCCGGATGACCGTCTGCCAATTGTTGCAGTAACCAGTACCACTGAAGAGCAGTTTGAAGGCCGATGCCTGGCTGCCGGTATGGATGATTATCTGACAAAGCCTCTCAGTAAAGATCTCCTTCGGGAAACCCTGGCTCGCTGGTTGGGTAGTGCCTAG